From the genome of Bacteroides sp. MSB163, one region includes:
- the lysA gene encoding diaminopimelate decarboxylase, translating to MKGTFPIDKFRELRTPFYYYDTKVLRDTLSCVRAEAAKYGNFEVHYAVKANANPKVLTIIRENGLGADCVSGGEVRAAIKAGFPANKVVFAGVGKSDWEINLSLDYNIFCFNVESIPELEVINELAAAKGKIANVAFRINPNVGAHTHANITTGLAENKFGISMQDMDDVIDVALEMKNVKFIGLHFHIGSQILDMGDFVALCNRVNELQDKLEARRIRIEHVNVGGGLGIDYKHPNRQAIPDFKDYFSTYAEHLKLRSYQTLHFELGRAITGQCGSLISQVLYVKQGANKKFAILDAGMTDLIRPALYQAYHKIENITSEDTVETYDVVGPICESSDVFGKAIDLNKVKRGDLIALRSAGAYGEIMASSYNCRELPKGYTSDELV from the coding sequence ATGAAAGGAACATTCCCCATAGATAAATTCCGTGAGCTGCGTACCCCTTTTTATTATTATGATACGAAGGTGTTGCGCGACACTCTTTCCTGCGTGCGTGCAGAAGCCGCTAAGTATGGTAATTTTGAGGTACATTATGCTGTGAAAGCAAATGCTAATCCGAAGGTACTTACCATTATCCGTGAGAACGGGCTGGGTGCCGATTGTGTGAGTGGGGGAGAAGTGCGCGCTGCCATCAAGGCTGGCTTCCCTGCGAATAAGGTTGTTTTTGCAGGAGTAGGTAAGTCCGATTGGGAGATCAACCTGAGCTTGGACTACAATATCTTCTGTTTCAATGTGGAGTCTATTCCTGAGTTGGAAGTAATAAACGAATTGGCGGCTGCTAAAGGTAAGATCGCTAATGTCGCTTTCCGTATCAACCCCAATGTAGGTGCACATACGCATGCCAACATCACTACCGGGCTGGCAGAGAATAAGTTTGGTATCAGTATGCAGGATATGGACGATGTGATAGACGTGGCACTGGAGATGAAGAATGTGAAGTTCATCGGATTGCACTTCCACATCGGTTCGCAGATATTGGATATGGGTGATTTCGTGGCTCTTTGCAATCGTGTGAATGAACTGCAGGATAAGTTGGAGGCACGCCGCATCCGTATCGAGCACGTCAATGTAGGTGGCGGACTGGGTATTGATTATAAGCATCCCAACCGTCAGGCAATACCTGATTTTAAGGATTACTTTTCGACTTATGCCGAGCATCTGAAGCTGCGCTCTTATCAAACACTCCATTTTGAATTGGGGCGTGCCATAACGGGGCAGTGCGGTTCACTAATCTCGCAGGTGCTTTATGTAAAGCAGGGAGCAAACAAAAAATTTGCTATCCTCGATGCCGGTATGACGGATTTGATTCGTCCTGCATTGTATCAGGCTTATCATAAGATCGAAAATATCACTTCAGAAGATACAGTTGAGACTTATGATGTGGTAGGTCCTATTTGTGAGTCATCGGATGTATTCGGAAAGGCGATAGACTTGAATAAGGTGAAGCGTGGAGACTTGATAGCGTTGCGTTCTGCAGGCGCCTATGGTGAGATTATGGCTTCAAGCTATAATTGCCGCGAGTTGCCGAAGGGCTATACTTCGGACGAGCTGGTGTAG
- a CDS encoding HU family DNA-binding protein, protein MDVLVERFQRRKIVSDKDSPMLFYLRQKPRSAGTVDIDTLAASIQKNCAMTKGDVKHVIEALVEEIQGTLVNGDKVKLNQFGIFHMTFRCSGVEKMEDCKVRNIKRVHIRFTPDKGLRLVNGTIAETRSPANVSFALDKKEDEDGSSSGGQGGGNSGGDGGLDENPLG, encoded by the coding sequence ATGGATGTACTTGTAGAACGCTTCCAGCGTAGAAAAATCGTGAGTGATAAAGACTCTCCGATGTTGTTTTATCTTCGTCAGAAACCCCGCTCTGCCGGCACGGTGGATATCGACACCCTTGCTGCCAGTATTCAGAAGAATTGTGCTATGACCAAAGGTGACGTGAAACACGTGATCGAGGCTTTGGTAGAAGAAATTCAAGGGACACTTGTCAATGGAGACAAGGTGAAACTGAATCAATTCGGGATATTTCACATGACGTTCCGTTGTTCGGGCGTGGAGAAAATGGAGGATTGTAAGGTAAGGAATATCAAACGGGTGCATATCCGTTTCACACCGGACAAAGGATTGCGGCTGGTGAACGGAACCATAGCGGAAACCAGAAGCCCGGCCAATGTATCCTTTGCCCTGGATAAAAAGGAGGATGAAGACGGTTCCTCCTCTGGCGGTCAGGGAGGTGGCAATTCCGGCGGAGACGGTGGTCTGGATGAAAACCCGCTGGGGTAA
- a CDS encoding aspartate kinase, translating to MKVLKFGGTSVGSASRIKEVAKLITDGEQKIVVLSAMSGTTNTLVEISDYLYKKNPEGANEIINKLEAKYKQHVNELYSTPEYKQKGQELIKSHFDYIRSYTKDLFTLFEEKVVLAQGELISTAMMNYYLQECGVKSILLPALEYMRTDKNAEPDPVYIKEKLQMQLELHPGAEIYITQGYICRNAYGEIDNLQRGGSDYTASLIGAAINASEIQIWTDIDGMHNNDPRIVDKTAPVRHLHFEEAAELAYFGAKILHPTCIQPAKYANIPVRLLNTMDPTAPGTMISNDTEKGKIKAVAAKDNITAIKIKSSRMLLAHGFLRKVFEIFESYQTSIDMICTSEVGVSVSVDNTKHLNEILDDLKKYGTVTVDKDMCIVCVVGDLEWENVGFEAKALDAMRDIPVRMISFGGSNYNISFLIRECDKNKALQSLSDALFNEE from the coding sequence ATGAAAGTTTTAAAGTTTGGAGGTACTTCCGTAGGTTCTGCATCGCGGATAAAGGAAGTGGCCAAATTGATCACTGATGGTGAACAGAAGATAGTTGTACTCTCGGCTATGTCGGGCACGACTAATACATTGGTGGAAATTTCGGACTATCTGTACAAGAAAAATCCGGAGGGTGCCAACGAAATCATTAACAAGCTGGAGGCTAAATATAAACAGCATGTGAATGAGTTGTATTCCACTCCCGAGTATAAACAGAAAGGCCAGGAACTGATTAAATCTCATTTTGACTACATCCGTTCTTATACCAAAGATCTTTTCACGCTGTTTGAGGAGAAAGTGGTTCTGGCACAGGGAGAACTGATCTCTACTGCCATGATGAACTATTACCTGCAAGAGTGTGGTGTGAAGTCCATCTTGCTTCCGGCTTTGGAATATATGCGTACCGATAAGAATGCGGAGCCTGATCCTGTATATATTAAAGAGAAACTTCAGATGCAGTTGGAATTGCATCCCGGTGCTGAGATTTACATCACACAAGGATATATTTGCCGCAACGCTTACGGAGAAATAGACAATCTGCAACGTGGTGGAAGCGACTATACCGCTTCTTTGATCGGTGCGGCCATCAACGCTTCCGAAATCCAGATATGGACCGATATCGACGGTATGCACAATAATGACCCGCGTATCGTTGACAAGACTGCTCCTGTACGTCATCTTCATTTTGAAGAAGCTGCCGAGCTGGCTTATTTTGGTGCGAAGATTCTTCACCCCACATGTATACAGCCTGCCAAGTATGCCAATATCCCGGTGCGCTTGCTGAATACGATGGACCCGACTGCTCCCGGTACGATGATTTCCAATGATACCGAGAAGGGCAAAATTAAGGCGGTTGCAGCAAAAGATAACATTACGGCTATTAAGATTAAATCCAGCCGCATGTTGCTTGCGCATGGTTTCTTGCGCAAGGTATTCGAAATATTTGAAAGCTATCAGACTTCTATCGATATGATTTGTACTTCTGAGGTAGGAGTATCTGTATCTGTTGATAATACGAAGCATCTCAACGAGATTCTGGACGACCTGAAGAAGTATGGAACCGTTACGGTGGATAAGGATATGTGTATCGTCTGTGTGGTAGGTGATTTGGAATGGGAGAATGTCGGTTTCGAAGCGAAGGCACTGGATGCCATGCGCGACATACCGGTACGAATGATCTCATTCGGTGGTAGTAACTACAATATTTCTTTCCTCATCCGTGAGTGCGACAAGAATAAGGCATTGCAGTCGCTTAGTGATGCACTGTTCAACGAAGAATAA
- the hisA gene encoding 1-(5-phosphoribosyl)-5-[(5-phosphoribosylamino)methylideneamino]imidazole-4-carboxamide isomerase — MIELIPAIDIIDGKCVRLSQGDYDSKKVYNENPVEVAKEMEAHGVRRLHVVDLDGAASHHVVNYNVLNRITSQTSLIVDFGGGVKSDEDLKIAFENGAQMVTGGSIAVKNPELFCHWLEVYGSEKIILGADVKDRKIAVNGWKDESACELFPFLKEYVEKGIQKVICTDISCDGMLQGPSIELYKEMLEEHPDLYLIASGGVGSMEDIRALETAGVPAVIFGKALYEGRITLKEIERMMQDY, encoded by the coding sequence ATGATAGAGCTTATTCCTGCAATAGATATTATCGACGGAAAGTGTGTACGCCTTTCGCAAGGCGACTATGACAGTAAGAAGGTGTATAACGAAAATCCGGTAGAAGTGGCCAAAGAGATGGAGGCGCACGGTGTTCGCCGGCTTCATGTGGTAGACTTGGACGGAGCGGCTTCTCATCATGTAGTCAATTATAATGTTTTGAATAGAATCACCTCACAGACTTCCCTGATAGTTGATTTCGGTGGTGGCGTGAAAAGTGATGAAGACTTGAAGATAGCTTTCGAGAATGGGGCGCAGATGGTTACAGGCGGCAGTATTGCGGTGAAAAATCCTGAGTTGTTCTGCCATTGGCTGGAAGTTTACGGCAGTGAGAAGATAATTCTTGGTGCGGATGTGAAAGACCGGAAGATAGCTGTGAATGGCTGGAAGGATGAAAGTGCTTGTGAATTGTTCCCTTTCCTGAAAGAATATGTAGAGAAAGGTATTCAGAAGGTAATTTGCACGGATATTAGTTGTGACGGTATGTTGCAGGGACCTTCTATTGAACTGTATAAGGAAATGCTGGAAGAACATCCCGACCTTTACCTGATAGCAAGTGGCGGTGTCGGCAGTATGGAAGATATACGTGCATTGGAGACGGCTGGGGTACCGGCTGTTATTTTTGGTAAGGCTCTGTATGAAGGGCGTATTACTTTGAAGGAAATTGAAAGAATGATGCAGGATTATTGA
- the dnaB gene encoding replicative DNA helicase, producing MITEDILNPHDARLEEVVLGACLAESAAVALVADKIRAEMFYEDNNREIYSALLALHHTGRPIDIITVKNELVARGKLDAVGGPFRITALSGGVASSAHLEYHALLLREKFVRRELIVGLHRRLAAAADETIDLDETLAELHRLLDHLEGEASFTDCMRDMDQLMLDTLKQMDARVANNRDGVTGIPTGLVDLDRLTAGWQQGELVIIAARPSIGKTAFGLHLALAAGRAGKHVVIYSIEMMGERLGDRCLSAWAADLNAAHLRTGQLSAGEQQQALDAATELARLPIYVDDNPKTGMDHIRSSARLLKGKGRCDCIIIDYLQLCEMKSEQKNRNREQEVAEASRKAKLMAKELDVPVILLCQLNRDCEMRADHRPALSDLRESGAIEQDADVVMLLYRPAFYGMPTERKSKYPSEGLGVVIVAKHRNGETGDVYFGHNASMTKIGEYVPPLEWMMKNAK from the coding sequence ATGATAACTGAAGATATACTGAATCCTCACGACGCCCGGCTGGAAGAAGTGGTGCTGGGCGCCTGCCTGGCGGAAAGCGCTGCTGTGGCACTGGTAGCGGATAAGATCCGTGCCGAGATGTTCTACGAAGACAATAACCGCGAAATCTACTCCGCCTTGTTGGCGTTGCACCATACGGGGCGTCCTATCGACATCATTACCGTAAAGAACGAACTCGTCGCGCGTGGCAAACTGGATGCCGTGGGCGGGCCGTTCCGGATTACAGCGTTGAGCGGAGGCGTGGCTTCTTCTGCCCATCTGGAATATCATGCGCTTCTTTTGCGGGAGAAGTTCGTGAGGCGTGAATTGATCGTAGGACTGCACCGTCGTCTTGCCGCTGCCGCCGATGAGACGATAGATCTGGACGAGACGCTGGCGGAGCTGCATCGGCTCCTCGATCACCTTGAAGGAGAAGCTTCTTTTACCGACTGTATGCGTGACATGGATCAATTGATGCTGGATACGCTGAAACAAATGGATGCCCGTGTGGCTAACAATCGGGACGGCGTAACGGGAATTCCTACCGGGCTCGTCGACCTCGACCGCCTGACGGCGGGCTGGCAACAGGGAGAATTGGTCATCATTGCCGCCCGTCCCTCTATCGGAAAGACTGCCTTCGGTCTGCACCTGGCGTTGGCGGCAGGGCGTGCGGGCAAGCATGTGGTGATATACAGCATCGAGATGATGGGTGAACGTTTGGGTGACCGTTGCCTGTCAGCCTGGGCGGCCGACCTTAATGCCGCCCATTTACGCACCGGTCAACTCTCTGCCGGCGAGCAGCAACAGGCACTGGATGCCGCCACGGAGCTGGCAAGGCTTCCCATCTACGTGGACGATAATCCCAAAACAGGCATGGATCATATCCGTTCCTCGGCACGCTTGCTGAAAGGGAAAGGACGCTGCGACTGTATCATTATTGACTACCTGCAACTCTGCGAAATGAAGTCGGAACAGAAGAACCGCAACCGCGAACAGGAAGTGGCCGAGGCAAGCCGGAAGGCGAAACTGATGGCAAAGGAACTGGATGTACCGGTAATCTTACTTTGCCAGTTGAACCGCGACTGCGAAATGCGCGCCGATCATCGCCCGGCACTGAGCGATCTGCGTGAGAGTGGCGCTATAGAACAGGATGCGGATGTGGTGATGTTGCTTTACCGCCCCGCCTTCTACGGGATGCCGACGGAGCGCAAGAGTAAGTACCCCAGTGAGGGATTGGGAGTGGTGATCGTGGCGAAGCACCGCAACGGAGAGACGGGGGATGTGTACTTCGGACACAATGCCAGCATGACGAAGATAGGGGAATATGTGCCACCGCTGGAGTGGATGATGAAGAATGCGAAATAG
- the hisH gene encoding imidazole glycerol phosphate synthase subunit HisH, protein MKVAIIKYNAGNIYSVDYALKRLGVEAVVTADKNELRAADKVIFPGVGEAETTMKFLRASGMDALIKELRQPLLGICLGMQVMCRHSEEGGDVDCLGIFDTEVKRFVPQKHEDKVPHMGWNTLTETNSGLFKGFTKEEFVYFVHSFYVPVNEYTAAVTDYIQPFSAALHKDNYYATQFHPEKSGGVGERILRNFLEL, encoded by the coding sequence ATGAAAGTAGCGATTATCAAATATAATGCGGGCAATATCTATTCGGTGGATTATGCGTTGAAGCGTTTGGGCGTGGAAGCTGTGGTAACGGCGGATAAAAATGAATTGCGTGCGGCGGACAAAGTGATCTTTCCAGGTGTGGGCGAGGCGGAAACCACCATGAAGTTTCTGCGTGCCAGTGGCATGGATGCATTGATTAAGGAACTTAGGCAGCCCCTTTTAGGGATATGTCTGGGTATGCAAGTGATGTGTCGCCATTCTGAAGAAGGAGGAGATGTGGATTGTCTGGGTATTTTTGATACGGAGGTGAAGCGTTTCGTTCCACAGAAGCATGAGGATAAAGTGCCTCACATGGGTTGGAATACGCTTACTGAGACGAACAGTGGCTTATTCAAGGGTTTTACAAAAGAAGAGTTTGTCTATTTTGTGCATAGCTTCTATGTTCCGGTCAATGAATATACAGCTGCCGTGACGGATTATATACAACCGTTTAGCGCTGCCTTGCATAAGGATAATTATTACGCTACCCAATTCCATCCGGAGAAGAGTGGGGGTGTAGGGGAACGTATCCTGCGCAATTTTTTAGAATTATAA
- a CDS encoding N-acetylmuramoyl-L-alanine amidase has product MRKIDLIVIHCSATRADRCYTEYDLTTDHLRRGFSGAGYHYYIRKNGDIKNLRPVEKPGAHARGYNARSIGVCYEGGLDVNGRASDTRTDLQKHSLRVLVMLLLKDYPGSRLAGHRDLSPDLNGNGEIEPEEWIKECPCFNAETILQETPVNPGYFI; this is encoded by the coding sequence ATGAGAAAAATTGATTTAATCGTCATTCATTGCAGCGCCACCCGCGCTGACCGTTGCTATACGGAATATGACTTAACCACAGACCACCTGCGCCGGGGATTCTCCGGCGCAGGTTATCATTATTATATAAGGAAGAACGGGGATATCAAAAACCTTCGCCCGGTTGAAAAACCCGGTGCGCATGCCCGCGGATACAACGCCCGCTCAATTGGTGTGTGCTATGAAGGCGGGCTGGATGTGAATGGCCGGGCTTCTGATACAAGAACGGATTTACAGAAACATTCTCTTCGTGTATTGGTGATGTTGTTGTTGAAGGATTATCCGGGCTCCCGGCTGGCAGGTCATCGTGACCTTAGTCCTGACTTGAACGGCAATGGCGAAATAGAACCGGAAGAGTGGATCAAGGAGTGTCCGTGTTTCAATGCTGAGACTATTTTGCAGGAAACGCCCGTCAATCCGGGCTATTTTATATAA
- a CDS encoding smalltalk protein, whose translation MKKKLTWDAVLKIVIAVASAVLGAFSAHAMTGK comes from the coding sequence ATGAAAAAGAAATTGACTTGGGATGCGGTGTTGAAAATTGTAATTGCTGTGGCTTCGGCTGTGTTGGGAGCGTTTAGCGCGCATGCGATGACAGGGAAATGA
- the hisIE gene encoding bifunctional phosphoribosyl-AMP cyclohydrolase/phosphoribosyl-ATP diphosphatase HisIE: MDFDKMNGLIPAIIQDADTAKVLMLGFMNKEAYDKTVETGKVTFFSRTKNRLWTKGEESGNFLNVVSIKEDCDQDTLLIQVHPVGPVCHTGTDTCWGEKNEQPVMFLKHLQDFITKRHEEMPEGSYTTSLFESGVNKMAQKVGEEAVETVIEACNGTDERLIYEGADLIYHLIVLLTSKGYSLEDLARELQERHSASWKKH; encoded by the coding sequence ATGGATTTTGATAAAATGAACGGACTTATTCCGGCAATCATACAAGACGCAGATACCGCTAAGGTGCTGATGTTGGGCTTCATGAATAAAGAAGCTTACGACAAAACGGTAGAAACCGGTAAAGTGACTTTTTTCAGCCGCACCAAGAACCGTCTTTGGACGAAAGGTGAGGAGAGTGGTAATTTCCTGAATGTCGTTTCTATCAAGGAAGACTGTGATCAGGATACATTGCTGATTCAGGTACACCCTGTGGGGCCGGTTTGCCATACAGGCACGGATACATGCTGGGGTGAGAAGAATGAACAGCCTGTAATGTTCCTGAAGCATCTTCAGGATTTTATTACTAAGCGCCATGAAGAGATGCCGGAAGGTTCTTACACAACCAGCCTGTTTGAGTCGGGTGTGAATAAAATGGCACAGAAAGTGGGTGAAGAAGCTGTGGAAACAGTGATCGAAGCTTGTAACGGAACTGATGAACGGTTGATCTATGAAGGAGCCGATTTGATATACCACCTCATCGTGTTGTTAACATCCAAAGGATACAGTCTGGAAGATTTGGCACGCGAATTGCAGGAACGTCATAGCGCTTCGTGGAAGAAACACTAG
- a CDS encoding cell division ATP-binding protein FtsE: MAEPLIRYKDVEVHQQDLCVLNEVNLELQKGEFVYLIGKVGSGKTSLLKTLYGELDITAGEAMVLGYDMRRIKRKHIPQLRRKLGIVFQDFQLLTDRTVNDNLAFVLKATGWKNKSEIKDRIAEVLVQVGMGNKGYKFPNELSGGEQQRIVIARAMLNSPEIILADEPTGNLDAETGRAIVGLLHNISRMGGSLVLMTTHNLHLLHEFPGQVYRCAGHQITDVTSEYSGMMLTVEETNNNI; this comes from the coding sequence ATGGCTGAACCGCTGATACGATATAAAGATGTGGAAGTACACCAACAGGACTTGTGCGTGCTGAATGAGGTAAACCTTGAGCTGCAGAAGGGAGAGTTTGTGTACCTTATCGGTAAGGTAGGTTCGGGTAAGACCAGTTTGCTAAAAACACTCTACGGAGAACTGGATATTACTGCCGGCGAAGCAATGGTACTGGGGTATGATATGCGTCGTATTAAGCGCAAGCATATTCCGCAGTTGCGCCGTAAGTTGGGCATCGTGTTCCAGGATTTCCAACTGTTGACTGACCGCACGGTGAACGATAATCTTGCTTTTGTATTGAAGGCTACGGGCTGGAAAAACAAATCGGAAATAAAAGACCGTATTGCTGAAGTGCTGGTGCAGGTAGGAATGGGTAATAAAGGATATAAGTTCCCTAACGAACTTTCGGGAGGCGAACAGCAACGCATCGTTATTGCCCGGGCTATGCTCAACTCTCCGGAGATTATCCTGGCGGATGAACCGACCGGTAATCTGGATGCGGAAACGGGACGTGCCATTGTAGGACTATTACATAACATCAGCCGCATGGGTGGCTCATTGGTATTGATGACTACGCACAACCTCCATCTGCTTCACGAGTTTCCGGGACAGGTATATCGCTGCGCAGGTCATCAGATAACAGATGTAACGTCCGAGTATTCGGGGATGATGCTGACTGTAGAAGAAACAAATAATAATATATAA
- the hisF gene encoding imidazole glycerol phosphate synthase subunit HisF — protein MLAKRIIPCLDIKDGQTVKGTNFVNLRQAGDPVELARAYSEQGADELVFLDITASFEGRKTFAELVKRIAANISIPFTVGGGINELSDVDRLLNAGADKISINSSAIRRPELIDEIAKNFGSQVCVLAVDAKQSEKGWWCYLNGGRVETDKELFTWTKEAQERGAGEILFTSMNHDGVKTGYANEALAEMSDNLSIPVIASGGAGAKEHFRDVFLQGKADAALAASVFHFGEIKIPDLKSYLCAQGISIRK, from the coding sequence GTGTTAGCGAAAAGAATTATCCCCTGTCTCGATATCAAAGACGGACAAACAGTGAAAGGAACCAATTTCGTCAATTTGCGTCAAGCGGGCGATCCGGTGGAACTGGCACGTGCGTATAGTGAGCAAGGTGCTGATGAATTGGTTTTTCTGGATATAACAGCCAGTTTCGAAGGTCGCAAGACATTTGCAGAGTTGGTGAAGCGCATTGCTGCCAATATTAGTATTCCGTTTACGGTAGGTGGCGGTATCAACGAATTGAGTGATGTAGACCGTCTGCTGAATGCCGGTGCAGATAAGATTTCTATCAATTCTTCTGCAATTCGCCGTCCCGAACTGATTGATGAAATAGCTAAGAACTTCGGTTCGCAGGTATGTGTGTTGGCGGTAGATGCCAAACAAAGTGAAAAAGGCTGGTGGTGCTATCTGAATGGAGGCCGCGTAGAAACAGATAAGGAACTGTTTACCTGGACCAAAGAAGCTCAGGAACGTGGTGCCGGAGAAATACTTTTCACCAGCATGAATCATGATGGGGTAAAGACCGGATACGCTAATGAAGCGCTTGCTGAAATGTCTGATAACCTCTCTATTCCGGTGATTGCATCGGGCGGAGCAGGAGCAAAAGAGCATTTTCGTGATGTGTTTCTGCAAGGAAAAGCGGATGCGGCGTTGGCAGCCAGTGTTTTTCATTTCGGAGAAATTAAAATTCCCGATTTAAAATCGTATCTTTGCGCCCAGGGAATCTCGATAAGAAAGTAG